One genomic region from Phragmites australis chromosome 1, lpPhrAust1.1, whole genome shotgun sequence encodes:
- the LOC133889174 gene encoding glutathione S-transferase T2-like, with the protein MFMFGKFICGNMFNKIYSLVQIVQACALYKEKDKQHRSFQMLHCWNLLKHNEKWISRAVEMNAKKQKTTAKSSPSTSSPSTNSNSCEGHHDALDLENETVTMRRPTGRKAEKEKLRRGGDNLYKEALDNLWAKKEEAEAVKEKKKEERYERAYALEQERLAIEGRAYELDKEKVAIEAKKLEVKSQAIELKRIKEEERIMFIDLSGMSEAQKQYYMSLQNEILTRRARTSS; encoded by the coding sequence ATGTTTATGTTCGGTAAATTTATATGTGGCAATATGTTTAACAAAATTTATTCACTTGTACAGATTGTGCAGGCATGTGCTTTGTACAAAGAAAAAGACAAGCAACATAGGTCCTTCCAAATGTTGCATTGTTGGAATTTATTGAAGCACAATGAAAAGTGGATTAGTAGGGCAGTTGAGATGAatgcaaagaaacaaaagacaACTGCCAAGTCATCTCCTAGTACATCTTCTCCTAGTACCAACTCAAATAGTTGCGAAGGCCATCATGATGCACTAGATCTTGAGAATGAGACTGTGACTATGAGAAGACCAACTGGCAGGAAAGCGGAGAAAGAAAAATTACGGCGAGgtggtgataacttgtacaagGAAGCTCTAGATAATTTGTGGGCAAAGAAGGAAGAGGCAGAGGCcgtgaaagagaagaaaaaagaagagcgCTATGAACGAGCATATGCGCTAGAACAAGAGAGGTTGGCAATTGAGGGGAGAGCCTATGAACTTGATAAAGAGAAGGTTGCAATTGAGGCAAAAAAACTTGAGGTAAAAAGCCAAGCGATAGAACTGAAGAGAATTAAGGAGGAAGAGAGAATTATGTTTATAGATCTTAGTGGCATGAGTGAGGCACAAAAACAATACTACATGAGCCTGCAGAATGAGATCCTGACTCGACGAGCCCGTACCTCTAGTTGA
- the LOC133889165 gene encoding uncharacterized protein LOC133889165 has protein sequence MPLFHHTIMSRSSFLMQQALESSSSDDDDELIIATAHIAHNQYKLLNAPRHGGSVPGRQEVHRNREAGHSRLHNDYFSDAPTYGPTVFRRRFRMSRSLFLRIVNVVEAHDGYFVQKRNAAGHLGLSSIQKITAAFRMIAYGVPADATDDYLRIGESTVIESLRRFVKAIVEVFGDEYLRQPNENDTARLLAIGEANGFPGMLGSIDCMHWKWKNCPAAWHGQYSGHVHEPTIILEAVASHDLWIWHAFFGLPGSHNDINVLQRSPVFARLAEGEAPQVNYTINGHNYTMGYYLADGIYPQWATLVKTVQSPRGNKQKLFAQAQEAARKDVERAFGVLQSRFAIVRGPARFWDKDTLWKIMTACVIMHNMIIEDERDDAEDFQYEAMGDTVRPSHAPTPELEEFIQIHHSIGNKQTHCQLQDDLVEHLWQRHGGM, from the exons ATGCCTCTCTTCCACCACACCATAATGAGTCGTAGTAGTTTCCTCATGCAACAGGCATTGGAGTCGTCGTCGtctgatgatgacgacgagctCATTATTGCTACCGCACACATAGCACACAATCAATATAAGCTTTTGAATGCCCCACGCCATGGCGGTTCTGTGCCTGGCCGTCAAGAAGTTCATCGCAACAGGGAAGCAGGGCATTCGAGACTACACAATGACTACTTTTCAGATGCTCCTACCTATGGTCCAACTGTCTTCAGGCGCAG GTTTAGGATGTCGCGTTCTTTATTTTTGCGCATAGTGAATGTTGTAGAAGCCCATGATGGCTATTTTGTTCAGAAACGAAATGCTGCTGGACATCTTGGACTATCTTCTATACAGAAGATTACCGCAGCATTTAGAATGATAGCTTATGGAGTACCAGCGGATGCTACTGATGATTATCTTCGCATTGGAGAAAGCACTGTCATAGAGAGTCTCAGAAGGtttgtgaaagctattgttgaAGTTTTTGGAGATGAATATTTGAGACAACCAAATGAGAATGATACTGCTAGGTTACTTGCAATTGGAGAGGCAAATGGTTTTCCAGGAATGCTAGGATCcatagattgcatgcattggaaaTGGAAAAATTGTCCCGCGGCATGGCACGGTCAGTACAGTGGCCATGTGCATGAGCCCACAATCATTCTGGAAGCAGTTGCTTCACACgatctttggatttggcatgctttctttggtTTACCAGGGTCTCACAATGATATAAATGTTCTTCAACGTTCCCCAGTCTTTGCCAGACTTGCTGAAGGGGAAGCTCCACAAGTAAATTATACCATCAATGGCCATAATTATACAATGGGGTATTATCTTGCAGATGGCATATATCCGCAATGGGCCACATTAGTGAAGACAGTACAATCTCCACGAGGAAACAAGCAAAAATTGTTCGCACAAGCTCAAGAGGCAGCTAGAAAGGATGTTGAACGAGCCTTTGGAGTTCTCCAATCTCGTTTCGCCATTGTTCGTGGACCAGCTAGGTTTTGGGATAAGGACACACTGTGGAAAATCATGACCGCTTGTGTCATCATGCACAATATGATAATTGAAGATGAACGAGATGATGCTGAAGACTTCCAGTATGAAGCTATGGGAGACACTGTCAGGCCCTCCCATGCTCCTACTCCCGAACTGGAAGAGTTTATTCAAATTCATCATAGTATTGGAAACAAGCAGACTCACTGTCAGCTACAAGATGATTTAGTCGAGCACTTGTGGCAACGTCATGGTGGGATGTAG
- the LOC133917160 gene encoding uncharacterized protein LOC133917160: protein MAGDEPSITRWTFEDFELYYEARLGIRREPTGDGDHAAMRPAVPPRGSDHAASRPAAARANGGADLAVFEQFERMERKVEIRNGAIEDGPPQKSLLPSFESAEMRNLAETLLRDIIRGSQDVKWESIKGLENAKRLLKEAVVMPIKYPKYFTGLLSPWKGILLFGPPGTGKTMLAKAVATECKTTFFNISASSIVSKWRGDSEKLVKVLFELARHHAPSTIFLDEIDAIISQRGEARSEHEASRRLKTELLIQMDGLTKTDELVFVLAATNLPWELDAAMLRRLEKRILVPLPEADARHAMFEELLASTTGTMEIPYDVLVEKTEGYSGSDIRLVCKEAAMQPLRRLMSVLEGRQEVVPEDELPEVGPVTTEDVELALRNTRPSAHLHAHRYKKFNQDYGSHVIS, encoded by the exons ATGGCCGGCGACGAGCCCTCCATCACCCGCTGGACCTTCGAG GACTTCGAGCTCTACTACGAGGCGCGACTCGGCATCCGCCGCGAGCCCACGGGCGACGGCGACCATGCGGCCATGCGGCCAGCCGTCCCGCCGCGCGGATCCGACCATGCGGCCAGCCGTCCCGCCGCGGCCCGCGCCAACGGCGGCGCCGACCTCGCCGTCTTCGAGCAGTTCGAGCGGATG GAGAGGAAGGTGGAGATTCGCAATGGGGCTATAGAGGATGGGCCGCC GCAGAAATCCCTACTTCCTTCTTTTGAATCTGCAGAAATGCGCAACTTAGCCGAGACATTGTTGAG GGATATAATTCGTGGAAGTCAAGATGTCAAATGGGAAAGCATAAAAGGTTTGGAGAATGCGAAGCGCCTTCTAAAAGAAGCAGTTGTCATGCCCATTAAATATCCCAA GTACTTCACAGGTCTGTTATCACCTTGGAAAGGTATATTACTATTTGGTCCACCTGGAACAGGAAAG ACGATGCTAGCGAAAGCTGTGGCTACTGAGTGCAAAACCACCTTTTTCAATATTTCAGCATCATCAATTGTGAGCAAATGGCGTG GTGACTCGGAGAAACTAGTGAAAGTCTTATTCGAGCTTGCAAGGCATCATGCACCATCTACCATTTTCCTTGATGAGATTGATGCTATTATTAGTCAACGTGGTGAAGCTCGTAGTGAGCATGAAGCTAGCCGACGATTGAAAACCGAGCTATTAATACAG ATGGATGGGTTGACTAAGACAGATGAGCTTGTTTTTGTTCTAGCGGCCACTAATTTACCATGGGAGTTGGATGCAGCAATGTTGCGTCGGCTGGAGAAGCGT ATTCTTGTACCCTTACCAGAGGCAGATGCTAGACACGCTATGTTTGAAGagctcctggcatctactactGGCACAATGGAGATTCCCTATGATGTTCTTGTGGAGAAAACTGAAGGATATTCTGGCTCTGATATCCGCCTTGTGTGCAAGGAGGCAGCAATGCAGCCTCTAAGACGGCTAATGTCAGTTCTGGAAGGCAGGCAAGAAGTCGTCCCTGAGGATG AGTTACCTGAAGTCGGCCCCGTAACGACAGAAGATGTTGAGCTTGCTTTGAGGAATACACGGCCGTCTGCTCATCTTCATGCGCATAGATACAAAAAATTCAACCAAGATTATGGAAGCCATGTTATTAGCTAA